Proteins encoded within one genomic window of Besnoitia besnoiti strain Bb-Ger1 chromosome II, whole genome shotgun sequence:
- a CDS encoding hypothetical protein (encoded by transcript BESB_040240), producing the protein MSSPQEFASIEQALNKNDAYDLKKMDTFVDKAEMLETKRLPEKHEHDKEATGKMVAFERRNSAAGAESRK; encoded by the exons ATGTCGTCTCCTCAGGAATTCGCCAGCATTGAGCA GGCTCTCAACAAGAACGACGCGTACGACCTGAAGAAAATGGATACCTTCGTTGACAA AGCGGAAATGCTCGAGACCAAGCGTCTTCCTGAGAAGCATGAACACGACAAGGAGGCCACTGGGAAGATGGTGGCCTTTGAGCGCCGCAActcagcggcgggcgctgagAGCCGCAAGTAG